One Helianthus annuus cultivar XRQ/B chromosome 12, HanXRQr2.0-SUNRISE, whole genome shotgun sequence genomic region harbors:
- the LOC110893300 gene encoding uncharacterized protein LOC110893300 yields MNSNTYHTGLPNHPNFRYRNPSNQFNPNFQGNQGNYAPHQQFNNQGFQRQFQQPGNEQSGFLGQGSSGGNEVMEMLKAMQMEMQRRNQLDEVRMQKHEIRDKAIQSLTTQMGQLASEVAILKKAKGQLPSDTVTNPKNIKSVNINVVSTVPSTEFNEKFLTSSCQINTGIGKDTDGENDKEHGAPIVLIRVGKLKTPHALLDYGASMSVLHGDLYDMYDFGPLEDIDTMVSLADKSWRRPRGVVRNVMIRLGEFNYPVDFLVLDYASTKLASQQRVILGRPFLYIVNAQINCRDRGYYYDRKEP; encoded by the coding sequence ATGAATTCGAACACATACCACACCGGGTTACCAAACCACCCGAATTTTAGATATAGGAACCCGTCAAATCAATttaacccgaactttcaaggaaACCAAGGAAATTATGCTCCTCACCAACAATTTAATAATCAAGGTTTCCAAAGGCAATTCCAACAACCAGGTAATGAACAAAGTGGGTTTTTGGGTCAAGGTTCCTCGGGTGGAAATGAGGTCATGGAGATGTTGAAAGcgatgcaaatggagatgcaacgAAGAAATCAGCTGGATGAGGTTCGTATGCAAAAACATGAAATCCGTGACAAAGCTATTCAATCgttgaccactcaaatgggtcaacttgcgagTGAAGTAGCAATACtgaagaaagcaaaaggccagcTACCGAGTGACACGGTGACAAATCCCAAGAACATAAAAAGCGTTaatatcaatgtggtaagcaccgttcctaGTACCGAATTTAATGAAAAATTTCTAACCTCTTCGTGTCAAATAAATACAGGTATAGGGAAGGACACCGATGGTGAGAATGATAAAGAACATGGAGCACCAATCGTGCTTATCCGTGTGGGAAAATTAAAAACCCCTCACGCATTGTTGGACTACGGGGCGAGCATGAGTGTATTACATGGTGATCTATATGACATGTATGATTTTGGTCCGCTCGAAGATATAGACACCATGGTGAGTTTGGCGGATAAGAGTTGGAGGCGTCCGCGAGGAGTGGTTAGGAATGTCATGATTCGGTTGGGAGAATTCAACTATCCGGTGGATTTTCTGGTCTTAGATTATGCCTCTACCAAATTGGCAtcacaacaaagggtaattttaggtCGACCGTTTCTTTATATAGTAAATGCTCAAATCAACTGTAGAGACAGGGGTTATTACTATGACCGAAAAGAACCGTAA